Below is a genomic region from Myxococcus fulvus.
CCGTCACGCGGTTGAGTCCTGGCGCGGGCCACGCGCGCGATGCCGCGCCGAAGCGCACGCGCGACGCTTTCGGTGTCCGACCCGGCGCCGCTCGGGTTCGTTCCGAGCGGCGCCCTCTCCGCGTCACCTCACGCCACGCCGCGCGCGGCCACGGGGGGACGCTGCTGAATCAGCTCCGTGGAGAAGTAGCGCTCCATGCGGTCGGGGAACACGGTGACGATTTGCGCCCCGGGACCCAGCCGCCGCGCCGCCTCCACCGCGGCCACGTAGTTGAGGCCCGACGACGGCCCCACGGGGAAGCCCCGGCGGATGAGCGCGCGTGCGGTGCACATCGCCTGCTCGTCCGACACGTCCAGCTCCACCCGCCCCGGCATGTCCGCGTCGCGGTACAGCTTGGACATGCCGTCCACCACGCCGGGCACGCGCGGACTGAAGCTGCAACACTCGATGTCGCAGCCCAGGCCCGCGATGGGCCTCGCGATGAACGCCGTCACCGGACAGCCCGCTTCCGCGAACGCCTGATACAGGCCGACCACCGTGCCGCCGGTGCCCACGCCGCTCACCACGCCGTGCACCAGCCCGCCCGGAATCTGCGAGAGCACCTCCTGGCCCGTCCACACCCGGTGCGCCTCCGCGTTGTCAGGGTTCTCGAACTGGCGCGGCGCGAAGGCCTTGCGCTCGCGGGCAATCTCCTCCGCCTTCTGGATGGCGCCACGCACACCGCTCTCGCGGGGCACCAGCACCACGTCACCACCGTAGGCGCGGATGGTGAGCACGCGCTCGTCGGTGACACCCTCGGGCATCACCGCCGTGAAGCGCACGCCCATCTGCGCGCTGGCCAGCGCGAGGGCGATGCTCGTCGAGCCGCTGGACGCCTCCACCACCTCGCCGCCCGGGCTCAGCTCGCCCATGCGCCAGGCCTTCTCCAGCATGTACCGCGCGATGCGGTCCTTCGTGGACCCACTGGGGTTGAGGAACTCCAACTTGCACCAGATGGTGGGCCCCTCCGCGTCCAGTCGGACGGGGACGAGGGGCGTCGGAGCGATGGCCTGGAGGAAGCGGCCATCCGCGGGCAGCGGGCGACAAGGAGGACGCATGGACCATCCCTATCGCGAAACCGTCCGCTCCGTCAGGGTCCTGGCGCGCCCGAGTGCACTCCGTGGCCCTCCGTTCGTCCGCCCGTCCTGTAAGGAAGCACCCAGGGTCGGAGATGGATGTGGCGCGACCCGGGGCTGAGGGCTACGAAGGACTTCAGCTCCGTACATCATGATGAGTCCTTCTTCTCCGGTCATTCTGAACGTCAATGATGATGTCGCCAGCCGCTATGTGACGAGCCGTGTGCTGGGGCTCGCCGGCTACCAGGTGGTGGAGGCCGGCTCGGGCGCCGAGGCCCTGACCCTGGCGGACGAGCACACCGACCTGGTCATCCTGGACGTCCGCCTGCCCGACATCAGCGGGCTGGAGGTCTGCCGCCAGCTGAAGTCGTCCCCTCACACGCGCGACGCGCTGGTGCTGCACCTCTCCGCGCAGGCCGTGGGCCCCGGGGACAGGGCGCAGGGCCTGGAGCACGGCGCGGACGGCTACCTGGTGGCCCCGGTGGACCCGGAGGAACTGGTGGCCCAGGTGCACGCGCTGCTCAGGCTGCGCCGCGCCGAGCGCAAGGTGCACGCGCTGTCCGAGGAGGTCGAGCACCAGCGCAGGCTGCTCGCCATGGCCATGGCCTCCGCGGCGGACCCGATGGCCCTCTATGACGCCAACGGCAGGCTGCTCTTCGCCAACCAGGTGGCCCACTCCGCCAGGGGCGAGCGGGGCGTCGTCACCCCGGGCATCTCGCTCGCGGAGCAGGAGGCGAAGGACCCGGCGCTGGCCCCCTTCGTCCGCATGATGGGCGTGGCGCTGTCCACCGGTCAGGTCCAGCGAGGGGCTGTCATCCTGGAGACGGGCCGGGGACCCCGCCACTACGACTTCACGTTGTCGCCCGCGCTGGGCGCCGACGGTCGGGTGGCGGCGGTGATGGCCACCGCGCGCGACGTCACCGAGGAGCGCAGCGCGGAGGAGTTCCGCGAGCAGTTCATCGGCATGCTCGGCCATGATTTGCGCAACCCCCTCAACGCGCTGTCCATGTCCGCGCAGCAGCTCAAGCGCAAGGGCAACCTGGACGAGCGCCAGTCCGCCCTCACCGAGCGCATCCTCACCAGCGCCGAGCGCATGGACCGGATGATTCGTCAGCTGTTGGACTTCGCGCGCTCCCGGCTGGGCGGCGGGGTGCCGGTGGTGGCGTCCGACTGCGACGTGTTCGACGTGGCGCGTCGCACGCTCGAGGAGATGCGCGCCAGCCACCCGGGCCGGCTGCTCGTCCTGGAGGTGGTGGGGGACGGGCGGGGCTCCTGGGACCTGGACCGGCTGGAGCAGGCCTTCAGCAACCTGTTGGCGAACGCGCTCAAGTACAGCCCCGGGGACAGCCCCGTGCGGATGTGGGGCGAGGCGAACGGGCAGGGCGTGGTGCTCCGGGTGCACAACGGCGGGCCGCCCATCCCCCCGGACGAGCTGCCCCATGTCTTCGCCGCGTGGCGTCGAGGCTCCCGCGCGGTGCAGCACGAGTCGAAGGCCGCGTCGGGCCTGGGCCTGGGGCTCTACATCACCCGGCAGATATTGCTCGCCCACGGTGGCGAGGTGACGGTGGAGTCCAGTTCCGGAAACGGGACGACCTTCACGGTGCGGCTGCCGCGCGGATGATGACCAGTTGACGGTTGGAATGCGGAATGGCTCGCCGTTGCGGGGGGCCATTGCCACCTTTCCGTCATGTCGCCCGGGAAGCTCATCTTCGCGCAGTCCGTGGAAGCCCTCTTCGTGCGGGCCCTGGGGCCCTACCTGTCGAAGGAGGGACGCCAGCGGCTGAAGGGCGTGGGCCTGGATTTGTCGGAGCGGCTGCGGCCGGCCTACTCACTGGAGCAGTGGCACGCGTTCCTGCGCGTGGCGGTCCAGGACGTCTTCCCGACGCTGCCTCCCAACGAGGCGTGGCTGATGCTGGGCGCGCGCTATCTGCAGGGCTTCCGTCAGACGTCGGTGGGGCGGGCCAGCCTGTCGCTCGTCACCCGGCTGGGGCCGATGCGCACGCTGGAGCGCGTCCCCTTCAACGTGAAGGCGGGCAACAACTTCAACGAGGTCCGCGTCGAGGAGTCCACCGAGGGCGCGGCCACGCTGTGGATGAAGGACGTGGTGGCGGACAACCCGTACTTCTCCGCGGGCTTCCTCGCCGAGTCGCTGCGGGTCGCGGGCGCGGGCAA
It encodes:
- a CDS encoding PLP-dependent cysteine synthase family protein, whose amino-acid sequence is MRPPCRPLPADGRFLQAIAPTPLVPVRLDAEGPTIWCKLEFLNPSGSTKDRIARYMLEKAWRMGELSPGGEVVEASSGSTSIALALASAQMGVRFTAVMPEGVTDERVLTIRAYGGDVVLVPRESGVRGAIQKAEEIARERKAFAPRQFENPDNAEAHRVWTGQEVLSQIPGGLVHGVVSGVGTGGTVVGLYQAFAEAGCPVTAFIARPIAGLGCDIECCSFSPRVPGVVDGMSKLYRDADMPGRVELDVSDEQAMCTARALIRRGFPVGPSSGLNYVAAVEAARRLGPGAQIVTVFPDRMERYFSTELIQQRPPVAARGVA
- a CDS encoding sensor histidine kinase; amino-acid sequence: MMSPSSPVILNVNDDVASRYVTSRVLGLAGYQVVEAGSGAEALTLADEHTDLVILDVRLPDISGLEVCRQLKSSPHTRDALVLHLSAQAVGPGDRAQGLEHGADGYLVAPVDPEELVAQVHALLRLRRAERKVHALSEEVEHQRRLLAMAMASAADPMALYDANGRLLFANQVAHSARGERGVVTPGISLAEQEAKDPALAPFVRMMGVALSTGQVQRGAVILETGRGPRHYDFTLSPALGADGRVAAVMATARDVTEERSAEEFREQFIGMLGHDLRNPLNALSMSAQQLKRKGNLDERQSALTERILTSAERMDRMIRQLLDFARSRLGGGVPVVASDCDVFDVARRTLEEMRASHPGRLLVLEVVGDGRGSWDLDRLEQAFSNLLANALKYSPGDSPVRMWGEANGQGVVLRVHNGGPPIPPDELPHVFAAWRRGSRAVQHESKAASGLGLGLYITRQILLAHGGEVTVESSSGNGTTFTVRLPRG
- a CDS encoding DUF2378 family protein; its protein translation is MSPGKLIFAQSVEALFVRALGPYLSKEGRQRLKGVGLDLSERLRPAYSLEQWHAFLRVAVQDVFPTLPPNEAWLMLGARYLQGFRQTSVGRASLSLVTRLGPMRTLERVPFNVKAGNNFNEVRVEESTEGAATLWMKDVVADNPYFSAGFLAESLRVAGAGNVVVEPIAFDGTAATYRITWGRALTAPVGEQVPAPGL